In Nocardioides panzhihuensis, a genomic segment contains:
- a CDS encoding excisionase family DNA-binding protein, whose translation MTAVAHENALPSEELAEQSAEVLSFIKAHESRHGKKPEPTYFLCGADEHDRVELTEGIYEMFKDLIGALAERKSVQILALDQELTTQQAAELLGLSRPTVVKLIKSGEIPAHVPGVNRRKLRLADVLAYKDLLYKQRNEFIAESSAAYEVDEDLVDVDDLINEARKNH comes from the coding sequence ATGACCGCAGTTGCGCACGAGAACGCCCTCCCGAGCGAGGAGCTTGCCGAGCAGAGCGCCGAGGTTCTTAGTTTCATCAAGGCCCACGAGTCTCGGCACGGGAAGAAGCCGGAGCCGACCTACTTCCTCTGCGGCGCCGATGAGCACGACCGAGTCGAGCTGACTGAGGGCATCTACGAGATGTTCAAGGACCTCATCGGCGCGCTGGCCGAGCGGAAGTCGGTTCAGATCCTTGCGCTCGACCAGGAGCTCACCACCCAGCAGGCAGCCGAGCTCCTCGGCCTGAGCCGACCCACCGTGGTCAAGCTCATCAAGTCGGGCGAGATCCCGGCACACGTCCCCGGGGTGAACCGCCGCAAGCTGCGGCTCGCCGACGTCCTGGCCTACAAGGACCTGCTCTACAAGCAGCGCAACGAATTCATTGCTGAGTCCTCGGCCGCCTACGAGGTCGACGAGGACCTGGTCGACGTCGACGATCTCATCAACGAGGCGCGTAAGAACCACTGA
- a CDS encoding PIN domain-containing protein, translating into MFRAVLDTCVLIPSMQRDFLLQLATEGAYSPLWGSGIITELDYVLERLDQAKGRDPEESAKYRQHLLEQMTRYFPGSTIEAPKTREYHYDIADPDDGHVVHAAIIGKADVIVTSDQRAGMETSSVLAEAAVDVLSAHDFAANTVAAHPEAGARAVLAISTRLKNPPRSPAELLELLATKCNMSEVAEILLPLFAD; encoded by the coding sequence GTGTTCCGCGCTGTTCTCGATACCTGTGTGCTCATCCCCAGCATGCAGCGCGATTTCCTGCTCCAGTTGGCCACCGAGGGTGCCTACTCGCCGCTGTGGGGGAGCGGCATCATCACCGAGCTCGACTACGTCCTGGAGCGCCTCGACCAGGCAAAGGGCCGTGACCCAGAGGAGAGCGCGAAGTACCGCCAGCACCTGCTCGAGCAGATGACGCGCTACTTCCCTGGCTCGACGATCGAGGCCCCGAAGACGCGCGAGTACCACTACGACATCGCCGACCCCGACGACGGGCACGTCGTCCATGCAGCGATCATCGGCAAGGCCGACGTCATCGTGACCAGCGACCAGCGAGCTGGGATGGAGACTTCGTCGGTTCTGGCTGAGGCCGCTGTCGACGTCCTGTCTGCCCATGACTTCGCCGCAAACACGGTCGCCGCCCACCCTGAGGCCGGCGCCCGGGCGGTCCTGGCGATCTCTACGCGGCTGAAGAACCCTCCACGCTCGCCAGCGGAGCTGCTCGAGCTGCTCGCCACAAAATGCAACATGTCCGAGGTCGCCGAGATCCTTTTGCCGCTGTTCGCCGACTGA